The Thermasporomyces composti region CGAGGACGTCGCTCTCGGCCACCTGGGCGATGGAGTCGTCGAGGGCTGGTTGGAAGCCACGCAGGTAGACGACCAGGTCGGCGTCGTTGAGGCGAGCGACGTCCTTGGGCCTGAGTTCGACGTCGTGAGGCTCGGCGCCAGGTTGGGTGAGGCTGGTGATGTCGGCGTGGCCGCCGGAGACCCGCTCGGCGGCGTACTGCAGTGGATAGAACGCCGTGATGACGCGGAGCCGACCATCGGCGTCGGGCGCGCCATCGGAGGAGCAAGCGGCCAGGGAGGCCACGCTGAGCGCCGCGGCCCCGACCCACAGCAGCGCCACTCGAGTCGCTCGCCGCAGCCGAAAGAACATGAGAACGATTTTCATTTAACTTCGGTGGAGCTGTCAACCGCCCGCAGACGGCCGAGCGAGGGAGAAGCCGACGGACTCACCGGGCTATTCCAGGACGCGGAGGACGATGGCACCCGCGCCGAGGCCGAGCGCGACGAGGCGCAGCATGCGACGCGTCCGGTCACCCTCCGGCCACGCGAGGTAGCTGAGCCACGCCATGAGGATGACCACGACCGCCAGGCAGAGAGGACCCCACGGTTTGGGGGCCATCAGACCGGCGACGAGGAGGACGATGAAGCCGCCCGTCACCACCCACCTCGGCAGCTGGTGGAGTCGGACCAGGAGCGGATAGCTCAGCCGCTCCACCCGGTGGCGAAACCCGCTCGAAGGAGGCGCGCTCGTTCGCCCTGACCCGCCGGCGCGGACGGACGTGGGACGCGGCTGGACCGTACGGCCGGGGTCGGCACCCTTCCGGCGGCCGCGGCCGTTGGACCCAGCTCTCGACTTGGACCGCTTGGCTCGGTTCACTCTTCGATCCTCCCTCATCGGAGACCTGCGCGATCAGGCCGCCCGTTACGGAGCGTCGTCGTCTCACGCCCGCGAGACGTCACCTCGGCGGTGAGCCCTGAATCGGGGAAACCTGTGGATGACCGGGGCTCGGCGATGCGGGTGCGATCGGACGCCGGTACCGTCATCCGGGCGAGATCGGCACACCGTACTGTGTGACCGTCGACTTCGAGATGGGTGGAGGATCGCCGCGTGAGGAAACGTGAGCGCGACACGGAGGCGCCGGCCGGCACCTCGGCCTGGTGGAACGAGCGCCTCGCCGGACGAGTGGTTGGCTGCTGACCATGCCGGGAGCCCAGTCGTTGCCATGAGCGAACGTGCATCGCAGATCCTCAAAGTGGCGGTATCGGCCGCGACCACGCTGATCGTCGGCGTGGCGGCGGCGTGCGGCGGCAGCAAGCTCTCCGCCGACATCGCGGCCCCCATCGAGCTGCCGAGGGCGACACCACTGCCGAAGGAGCCGCCACCGCCTCCGCTGTCACCGGTCCGTACGGTCACACCCGAGCCCAGCGCGAGCGCGACCACCACGACCCCACGCCCCGCGGCGAGCCTGTCACCTCTCCCGCAGCCGAGCGAGACCTACCCCACGCCGAAGATGCCGAAGGGGCCGGACAAGGCCGACCCCGAGTTGTCACACATCAAGTACAAGCTCAGGACGATCGTGTGGAACTCCGCCGGCGTCGTCGATCCCAAGACCACGAAGGTGACGTGCGACGTCGACGAGGACGACATCATCAAGATCGGCACGTACGACTTCAGCTGCCGGGTGACGCTCTGGGGCTCGACGACCAAGTTCAAGGTGAAGGCCAAGGTCGACGAGTCCGAGGTGACGTGGAGCTGGACCGCCACGGCTTTGCCGGTGTCGGAGCAGAAGGCGGTCTACGAGGCGACACGGCAAGGGTGGAAGCCGGCGCGGGTCACGTGCGACATCGTCGGGATGAAGCTCGTCACGGTCGGTGTGCGGGACGGCTTCACCTGCTGGGTCACCAACGTCCTCAACGAGAGCATCCCGTACCGCGGTGAGCTGCTGCCCAACGGCGCGCTGGCGTTCCGCTCAGACTCCGGCTCCTGACCCGGGTCTGGTATGACGTGGGCGTGAGGCAGTTCTCCGACCAGCGCCAGGGCGACCTTCGCATTGGCGACATCCGGGTCGACCCGCCGGTGGTGCTCGCGCCGATGGCCGGTGTCACGAACGCGGCGTTTCGCACGCTGTGCCGAGAGCAAGCGCTCGCCGGGCGGCCGGACACCGTCGGCGCCGACCCGGCGGAGCGCACCGCGACAGGGCTCTACGTGTGCGAGATGATCACCTCGCGTGGGCTGGTCGAGGGGGATGAGACCACGCGGCGGATGCTGGTCTTCGACCCGGCTGAGCCCGTTCGCTCCGTCCAGCTGTACGGCGTCGACCCGGTCTACGTAGGTGAGGCCACCAAGATCCTCTGCGCCGAGTACGGCGTCTCCCACGTCGACCTCAACTTCGGCTGTCCGGTGCCCAAGGTGACCCGACGGGGTGGTGGCGCGGCACTGCCGTGGAAGCGGAAGCTGCTCGCTGCCATCCTCCACGCGGCCGTGGCGGCCGCCGAGCCGTACGGCGTGCCGGTCACGATGAAGACCAGGATGGGGATCGACGCCGACCACCTGACCTTCCTCGACGCGGGCCGGATCGCGCAGGATGTGGGCTGCGCAGCGATCGCTCTCCATGGTCGGACGGCGGCGCAGCACTACAGCGGCGCCGCCGACTGGGACGCCATCGCGGAGCTGGTCAGCCACGTCGACATTCCCGTCCTCGGCAACGGCGATATCTGGGAGGCTTCCGACGCGGTCGCGATGGTCCGGCGGACCGGATGCGCGGGCGTCGTGATCGGACGGGGATGCCTGGGCCGACCGTGGCTGTTCCGCGACCTGGCCACGACGTTCGGCGGCGAGCCGGAGCCGACGCTCCCGACGCTGGGCGAGGTCGTCGCCATGATGCGCCGCCACCTGCACCTGCTGGTGCACTACATGGGGGAGTATCGCGGGAGCCGGGAGTTCCGCAAGCACGTGGCGTGGTACCTGAAGGGCTTCTCGGTTCCGCAGCCGATCCGCCACAACCTCGGGCTGGTGTCCAGCATGGAGGACTTCGATGCCCTCGTGGCGGGACTCGATCCAGCACAGCCGTTCCCAAGGCACACGTTGGGCCTGCCGCGTGGTCGGCAAGGCAGCCCACGGCCTGTGACCTTGCCGCACGGGTGGCTCGACGACCAGGACGGTCTCACCGCCGACCTGGCCTCAGCTGAGCTCGACGTCTCGGGCGGCTAGGACCCGCGGCGACGCCCGGCCTGGCTCGGCTTGGCCTTCGCCTGGCCTGAACAGGTCCTGAACAGGTCACACGTGGGCCTGAACAGGTCACACGTGGGCCGAGCGTCGAGACGATTCTCCGCTCACCCTGAAGGGGCACGAGGCGTTCGGCGGCGAACGCCTCCGCTTCAGGTTCCTTCGGAGGTGGAGAGTGAGCCACGGACTCAAGCGGCGGGTGGTGCTCGTCGGTGGCCTGGCGACAGGCTCCCTGCTCGGGATGAGGGGAACGGCGAGCGCCAGCGTTCCCAGCTACATCCGGAAGAATCCCTTCACCCTCGGAGTCGCGTCGGGCGACCCCAGCCACGATGGCTTCGTCCTGTGGACGCGCCTCGCGCCTGAGCCGCTGAACGACGACGGCTTGGGTGGCATGCCGAACACCGTCGTGCCGGTGAGCTGGCAGGTCGCGACCGACGAGCGCTTCCGTCGCATCGTGGCGTCGGGCACCGTTCCGGCTCGTCCCGAGAGCGCGCACAGCGTC contains the following coding sequences:
- a CDS encoding DUF6703 family protein gives rise to the protein MREDRRVNRAKRSKSRAGSNGRGRRKGADPGRTVQPRPTSVRAGGSGRTSAPPSSGFRHRVERLSYPLLVRLHQLPRWVVTGGFIVLLVAGLMAPKPWGPLCLAVVVILMAWLSYLAWPEGDRTRRMLRLVALGLGAGAIVLRVLE
- the dusB gene encoding tRNA dihydrouridine synthase DusB; translated protein: MRQFSDQRQGDLRIGDIRVDPPVVLAPMAGVTNAAFRTLCREQALAGRPDTVGADPAERTATGLYVCEMITSRGLVEGDETTRRMLVFDPAEPVRSVQLYGVDPVYVGEATKILCAEYGVSHVDLNFGCPVPKVTRRGGGAALPWKRKLLAAILHAAVAAAEPYGVPVTMKTRMGIDADHLTFLDAGRIAQDVGCAAIALHGRTAAQHYSGAADWDAIAELVSHVDIPVLGNGDIWEASDAVAMVRRTGCAGVVIGRGCLGRPWLFRDLATTFGGEPEPTLPTLGEVVAMMRRHLHLLVHYMGEYRGSREFRKHVAWYLKGFSVPQPIRHNLGLVSSMEDFDALVAGLDPAQPFPRHTLGLPRGRQGSPRPVTLPHGWLDDQDGLTADLASAELDVSGG